In Magnolia sinica isolate HGM2019 chromosome 12, MsV1, whole genome shotgun sequence, a single genomic region encodes these proteins:
- the LOC131221693 gene encoding uncharacterized mitochondrial protein AtMg00810-like, producing the protein MVITKSNTSMVQTFITRLFKEFSMKDLGDLHYFLGVEVQANEKGLFLSQTKYALNLLQRASMIDAKSISTPFVVGQYLSVEGKLFSDPIMFRSHAGALQYLTIIRPNLSFSVERFN; encoded by the coding sequence ATGGTCATCACTAAAAGTAATACTTCTATGGTTCAAACCTTTATTACTCGGCTTTTTAAGGAATTCTCCATGAAGGATTTgggtgatcttcattattttctcGGCGTTGAAGTCCAAGCTAATGAGAAAGGTTTGTTTCTCAGTCAAACGAAGTATGCTCTTAATCTTTTGCAACGTGCTTCCATGATTGATGCAAAGTCTATTTCTACACCCTTTGTTGTCGGTCAGTACCTCTCAGTCGAAGGAAAGCTGTTCTCCGACCCTATTATGTTTCGTTCTCATGCCGGTGCTCTTCAATACTTGACTATCATCAGGCCTAATCTCTCCTTCAGTGTGGAGAGATTCAACTGA